The following are encoded together in the Tatumella ptyseos genome:
- a CDS encoding flagellin N-terminal helical domain-containing protein, with protein sequence MAITLFTNSSAMSASNALQKANSTLSSAMEHLGTGKRINKASDDAAGLQVATRLQGQTNGMAVAQRNIADASTMLQTGEGAMDEVSNIMYRMKDLATQGATDTNTADSRKAIDTEMDSLKTELNSIMGNTSYAGNKLFSDTKDSSGAVTSKAKMGSAMTFQTGSESGETTKVDVSSQLASVFSSISSLSTASVQDTAAVAGTAEVKDANGNVTTPAVAAKDAVSGTANANALIDTLNTALDNVSSLRSSFGASINGLSHASANLTNMKDNTDQALGNIQDADFASEASKMTRSQMLAQTSTSMLKQSNSMSSLVMSILG encoded by the coding sequence ATGGCTATTACACTTTTTACTAACTCATCCGCAATGTCTGCCAGCAACGCATTACAAAAAGCGAACTCAACCCTGTCGAGCGCGATGGAGCATTTAGGTACCGGTAAACGTATTAACAAAGCGTCTGATGATGCGGCAGGTCTGCAAGTCGCGACCCGTCTACAAGGTCAAACCAATGGCATGGCGGTTGCTCAGCGTAATATCGCCGATGCGTCGACGATGCTGCAAACCGGTGAAGGAGCGATGGATGAAGTCAGTAATATCATGTACCGCATGAAAGATCTGGCGACGCAAGGCGCTACTGATACCAATACTGCCGATAGCCGTAAAGCGATCGATACAGAGATGGATAGCCTGAAAACAGAGCTTAACAGCATCATGGGCAACACCTCTTATGCGGGTAATAAGTTGTTTAGCGATACGAAAGATTCATCAGGAGCAGTAACCAGTAAAGCGAAAATGGGGTCAGCAATGACTTTCCAAACGGGATCAGAAAGTGGTGAAACGACTAAAGTTGATGTTTCATCGCAGCTTGCGAGTGTATTTAGCAGCATTAGCTCATTATCTACTGCATCGGTGCAGGATACTGCAGCAGTAGCAGGAACGGCTGAAGTTAAAGATGCAAACGGCAACGTCACCACTCCCGCTGTTGCCGCGAAAGATGCTGTATCTGGCACTGCTAATGCCAATGCCCTGATCGATACCTTAAATACGGCACTCGATAATGTCTCAAGCTTACGTTCTTCATTCGGTGCGTCAATCAATGGTCTTAGCCATGCTTCCGCTAACTTAACCAATATGAAAGACAACACCGACCAAGCACTGGGTAACATCCAAGATGCGGATTTCGCGTCGGAAGCCTCGAAAATGACTCGCAGCCAAATGCTGGCACAAACCAGTACCTCAATGCTTAAGCAATCAAACAGCATGTCCAGCTTAGTGATGAGTATCTTAGGCTAA
- the rmuC gene encoding DNA recombination protein RmuC: MDFQNVIYLALVLCGIVVGWLIAILRTGQSTAVREAEFAHLSQNLQLSEQREQAQQQQLQALQQRQSEWHAKAAAAQEKLQQLEYWQQQTEQLNQELRHQFDLNRAQEAELREITTRWQESQRAMEEKHQLLTDSEKRLTTQFENLASRIFEQTHRRVDEQNRQSLTGLLSPLRDQLDGFRRHVSESFSQEARERHTLTHEIKQLQQLNSQMAQEALNLTNALKGDNKIQGNWGEVVLARVLEASGLREGYEYQTQVSIQNEQKRYQPDIIVRLPQEKDVVIDAKMTLVAYERYFNATDDTVRQQAAQEHIMAVRQHIRGLGRKDYQGLPGLRSLDYVLMFIPLEPAFLLALDREPELINEALSHNIMLVSPTTLLVALRTINNLWRYEHQSQNAQKIAERAAKLYDKMRLFVEDMTMLGGTLDKAQFSYHQAMKKLTHGRGNMLAQTEAFRQLGVEVKRPIDKQLTEQAMSDEPDSDTLDTDALTKQVNTDGR, encoded by the coding sequence TTGGATTTTCAGAATGTAATTTATCTGGCCTTGGTATTGTGCGGTATTGTTGTGGGGTGGCTAATTGCTATCTTACGCACAGGGCAGAGCACGGCGGTAAGGGAGGCGGAATTCGCCCATCTTTCACAGAACCTACAGCTTAGCGAACAGCGTGAACAAGCGCAGCAACAGCAGCTGCAGGCGTTACAGCAACGGCAAAGTGAGTGGCATGCGAAAGCCGCCGCTGCCCAGGAAAAACTGCAACAATTGGAGTATTGGCAGCAGCAGACCGAACAGCTTAATCAAGAATTACGCCATCAATTTGATCTTAATCGCGCACAAGAGGCAGAGTTGAGGGAAATCACCACCCGCTGGCAAGAGTCACAACGCGCGATGGAAGAAAAACATCAGCTGTTAACCGACAGTGAAAAGCGGCTCACTACGCAGTTTGAAAACCTCGCTAGCCGGATTTTCGAACAGACACACCGGCGAGTGGACGAGCAGAACCGTCAAAGTTTAACCGGCCTATTATCTCCTTTACGCGATCAGTTGGATGGATTTCGTCGTCACGTGAGTGAAAGCTTTAGCCAAGAAGCTCGGGAAAGACATACGCTTACGCATGAAATAAAACAGTTACAACAACTAAATAGCCAAATGGCACAGGAAGCGCTTAACCTAACGAATGCTTTGAAAGGTGATAATAAAATTCAGGGGAATTGGGGAGAGGTTGTTTTAGCACGGGTGCTAGAGGCCTCGGGGCTGCGCGAGGGGTATGAATACCAGACCCAAGTCAGTATCCAGAACGAACAAAAGCGTTATCAACCCGATATTATTGTTCGATTACCTCAAGAGAAAGATGTGGTGATCGATGCTAAAATGACTTTGGTCGCTTATGAACGCTATTTCAATGCTACGGATGACACAGTGCGTCAGCAAGCCGCTCAAGAACATATTATGGCCGTACGCCAGCACATCCGTGGGTTAGGTCGTAAAGATTATCAAGGTTTACCGGGATTGCGCAGCCTTGACTATGTGTTGATGTTTATCCCTCTTGAGCCTGCGTTTCTTCTGGCGCTGGACCGAGAACCCGAGCTGATCAATGAGGCGTTATCACATAATATTATGCTGGTGAGCCCTACCACGCTGCTGGTGGCATTACGGACCATTAATAATTTGTGGCGTTATGAGCATCAAAGCCAAAACGCGCAAAAAATTGCTGAACGTGCGGCAAAACTTTACGACAAAATGCGCTTGTTTGTAGAGGATATGACCATGCTTGGTGGGACCTTGGATAAGGCGCAATTCAGTTATCATCAGGCGATGAAAAAACTGACCCATGGACGGGGAAATATGCTGGCACAAACCGAAGCATTTAGACAATTGGGCGTTGAGGTAAAACGTCCTATAGACAAGCAATTAACCGAACAAGCCATGTCAGATGAGCCGGACTCTGATACACTTGATACAGACGCATTGACTAAGCAGGTAAATACAGATGGCAGATAA
- the fliD gene encoding flagellar filament capping protein FliD: protein MTDISSLDPQTLATQMAGYDIQAAQSAATKQQSSLTTQSNNLSKLKTALTTFRSSLASLNSTTQGMLVNSATTSQSTVATVTTTSQANRGTYSLSVSQLASAQQTAYTGLTDEMVKQASGSLTLAVQDKSISIDMGKLTSLADFADAVNQATDNPGVTASLIKTDGKVQLMLSSDESGIANALTLTTSQLDSQTAAALNQGVEISAAKDAKVSIGSLAFSSSSNKLDSLIEGVTINLQTVTAADTPLTLTVGTDTSGTQKNLQTFIDAYNSLRSVLDTQGSATGGNDGLVSSLNTELNSVIRGTANGFDMTRFGVTSDKDGKLTLNSDTLKTQLSKNPQSINQFFNSQGLLSTIDKSMNNYLSTSHGVLQSRQEVLDRQQSDITDRQTKITTRYNDAYNRYLTQFTKLKSAMQDMNNTLSSLLG from the coding sequence ATGACCGATATCAGTTCTCTTGATCCGCAAACCCTCGCGACGCAAATGGCCGGATACGATATTCAAGCGGCGCAAAGTGCCGCGACTAAACAGCAAAGCTCGCTCACCACGCAGAGTAATAATCTCAGCAAGTTAAAAACGGCACTGACCACTTTTCGTAGTAGTCTGGCCAGTTTAAACAGCACGACACAAGGGATGTTGGTCAATTCCGCGACCACAAGTCAATCAACCGTGGCGACAGTGACGACCACTTCGCAAGCGAATCGCGGGACCTATTCACTCAGTGTCAGTCAACTTGCTTCGGCCCAGCAAACCGCGTACACCGGTTTAACTGATGAGATGGTTAAGCAGGCGAGTGGTTCATTGACGCTCGCGGTGCAAGATAAAAGTATTTCGATTGATATGGGTAAGCTAACGTCATTGGCTGACTTCGCCGATGCCGTCAATCAAGCGACCGATAATCCCGGGGTCACCGCCTCATTGATTAAAACCGACGGCAAAGTGCAATTGATGTTGAGTAGTGACGAAAGCGGCATAGCCAATGCGTTAACCCTCACTACCAGCCAATTGGACAGTCAAACTGCCGCAGCGCTCAATCAAGGCGTAGAGATCTCTGCGGCAAAAGATGCGAAAGTCAGTATTGGCTCTCTAGCCTTCAGTAGTAGTTCTAATAAATTGGACTCGCTGATTGAAGGGGTCACCATCAACTTACAGACTGTCACGGCGGCAGACACCCCCTTAACCTTGACAGTCGGTACCGATACGAGCGGTACTCAAAAAAATCTGCAGACCTTTATCGACGCCTATAACAGCTTACGTTCGGTGTTGGATACGCAAGGCTCGGCGACTGGCGGTAACGATGGCTTAGTCTCCTCACTGAATACTGAGTTAAACAGCGTGATTCGTGGAACCGCTAATGGCTTTGATATGACCCGCTTTGGCGTGACTTCTGATAAAGACGGTAAGCTGACGTTAAATAGCGATACGCTGAAAACACAACTGAGTAAAAATCCACAATCGATCAACCAATTTTTTAATAGCCAAGGGCTGCTCTCGACGATTGATAAATCGATGAATAACTACCTCAGCACCAGTCATGGTGTCTTACAAAGCCGCCAAGAGGTTCTCGATCGACAACAAAGTGATATCACCGATCGGCAAACTAAAATAACCACCCGCTATAACGACGCCTATAACCGCTACTTAACGCAGTTTACGAAATTAAAAAGTGCGATGCAGGATATGAATAATACCCTGAGCAGCTTATTAGGTTAA
- a CDS encoding C40 family peptidase, translating to MRAGIGFLVLALMMAAPQVYAATITSSPQYVADKQQRERNRLRLWQQATHRQSNMTTTSAPTLAEEKKQRRQHSLYLLNRGIIPGGSGLGWALLPPEELLRETGSPRLLATLEQVIDTLQAQIGLPYRWGGQTPNQGFDCSGLVWFAFRHHVNWPLPRTASTLFSDKRMSVVNLGRLRRGDLLFFTIHRQSAPDHVGVYLGNRQFIEAPRTGLAIRISQLDAPFWQQHFAGARRVLTEWTIRDRFIGKGSE from the coding sequence GTGAGAGCAGGAATAGGTTTTTTAGTGCTCGCGCTGATGATGGCGGCACCGCAGGTTTATGCTGCAACGATAACGAGCTCGCCTCAATATGTTGCCGATAAGCAACAACGTGAACGAAACCGACTGCGGTTATGGCAACAGGCTACGCATCGACAGTCGAATATGACCACCACGAGTGCGCCGACTTTAGCAGAAGAGAAGAAACAGCGGCGGCAACACTCTCTTTACCTGTTAAATCGAGGAATAATTCCTGGGGGAAGTGGCTTGGGGTGGGCGTTATTGCCTCCTGAGGAGTTACTGCGGGAAACAGGGTCGCCGAGATTGTTGGCGACGCTTGAACAGGTAATCGATACGCTACAAGCGCAGATAGGGCTACCTTATCGTTGGGGAGGCCAGACGCCTAATCAAGGATTTGATTGCAGTGGACTCGTCTGGTTTGCTTTTCGACATCACGTCAATTGGCCGCTTCCTCGGACCGCAAGTACCTTATTTAGCGATAAGCGGATGAGTGTAGTTAATCTAGGACGATTACGTCGAGGGGATCTGCTTTTTTTCACGATTCATCGACAATCCGCTCCCGATCACGTTGGTGTCTATTTAGGTAATCGTCAATTTATCGAAGCGCCGCGTACCGGCCTAGCCATCCGTATCAGCCAACTTGATGCACCCTTTTGGCAACAGCACTTTGCGGGGGCTCGCCGCGTATTAACGGAATGGACAATACGTGACCGCTTTATCGGCAAAGGGAGTGAATAA
- a CDS encoding flagellar basal body-associated FliL family protein — MKKSLLLVLIVILLAIIGVGGWWLMADHKTENNETQGMGSWFKSKPPQASFIEIKDLVITLQAEENRPRYVLLDIVLVVRGEEQSTQAQAFEPAIRSATVALLNNQPFDQVRSRTLPELHDQLLKRYQDEAKHLGFQVLPFDDIMISKMVFQ; from the coding sequence ATGAAGAAATCACTCCTCCTAGTATTAATCGTTATTCTCCTCGCCATCATTGGTGTGGGCGGTTGGTGGTTAATGGCCGATCATAAAACCGAAAATAACGAGACGCAGGGGATGGGAAGTTGGTTTAAAAGTAAACCGCCTCAAGCGAGTTTCATAGAAATTAAAGATTTAGTCATTACCTTACAGGCAGAAGAGAATCGGCCACGTTATGTATTGTTAGATATCGTGTTAGTGGTACGAGGCGAAGAACAGTCGACTCAAGCTCAGGCCTTTGAGCCGGCGATACGCAGCGCGACGGTGGCTCTGTTGAATAATCAGCCATTCGATCAAGTCAGATCGCGTACGCTGCCTGAATTACACGATCAATTGCTTAAGCGCTATCAAGACGAGGCTAAACACCTTGGCTTCCAGGTGCTGCCGTTCGACGACATCATGATCAGTAAAATGGTTTTCCAATAA
- a CDS encoding flagellar hook-length control protein FliK codes for MELTSLTSVTLMSSYTPVASIPEVSAQADSSTASFLLAPVVADSLSFSEAAPVTESALSTEEAQPLLDNLQAQFSYREANGQGQSEVGLATHTDSQPFAESPVLGLPLNTVKRRVNDERVESDSPTTSEVPLASEQVDQTVVPHFFFFPPPDERPETGQSDLNSHPLLSAEGMTSPMLVEQTPTDILTASSSGTLFTTHSLLPKTAGQDVLTLPLTLSRDQTGYAQPLVTALSDHITWQISQHQQSVELQLHPAELGAMTITLHMNAGGLQLHIHAELPEIQQLVQQTANELKENLTLNQGGQVEVDVSSQGHQQRRQAPQPQSSKVITANNPSVTDTQTSATDHSILITL; via the coding sequence ATGGAGCTAACTTCACTAACTTCAGTGACCTTGATGTCGTCCTACACTCCGGTAGCGTCGATACCTGAGGTGTCGGCACAAGCCGACTCCTCAACGGCATCTTTTTTATTAGCTCCCGTCGTGGCAGATTCACTCTCTTTCAGTGAGGCTGCGCCTGTTACGGAAAGCGCGCTGAGTACGGAAGAAGCACAACCTTTGCTGGATAATTTACAGGCTCAATTCTCCTACCGCGAGGCGAACGGGCAGGGGCAGAGTGAGGTCGGCTTAGCGACCCACACAGACTCTCAACCCTTTGCTGAGAGTCCAGTATTAGGCCTTCCCTTAAATACAGTGAAACGACGAGTGAATGATGAACGGGTTGAAAGTGATAGTCCTACGACGTCTGAGGTTCCCCTTGCGTCAGAGCAGGTAGACCAGACCGTTGTGCCACACTTTTTCTTCTTTCCACCGCCGGATGAACGTCCAGAAACTGGCCAGAGTGACCTCAACTCACACCCATTACTTAGCGCAGAGGGGATGACCTCCCCTATGCTCGTGGAGCAAACGCCAACCGATATCTTAACGGCTTCATCCTCGGGAACGCTGTTCACCACACATAGCCTCTTACCGAAAACCGCCGGACAGGACGTGTTGACATTGCCTCTGACCTTAAGCCGCGATCAAACGGGTTACGCGCAACCCTTAGTCACCGCTCTCAGTGACCACATAACCTGGCAGATTTCTCAACATCAGCAGAGTGTTGAGCTGCAATTGCACCCCGCGGAACTTGGGGCAATGACCATTACGTTGCATATGAATGCCGGCGGACTGCAACTGCATATTCATGCTGAGCTACCGGAAATTCAGCAATTGGTGCAGCAAACGGCGAATGAATTAAAAGAGAACTTAACGCTCAATCAAGGGGGACAAGTAGAAGTCGATGTGTCGTCACAAGGCCATCAGCAACGTCGTCAGGCGCCCCAGCCGCAAAGTTCGAAGGTCATTACCGCTAACAACCCTAGTGTTACCGACACTCAGACGTCGGCAACCGATCACTCTATTTTAATTACGCTATAA
- the udp gene encoding uridine phosphorylase: MSKAEVFHLGLTKADLQGATLAIVPGAPERVRKIAELMDNPHPLASHREFTSWRAEIDGQSVIVCSTGIGGPSTSIAVEELAQLGVRTFLRIGTTGAIQPDIQVGDVLVTTGAVRLDGASRHFAPIEFPAVADFSCTTALVDAAKALGASTHIGITASSDTFYSGQERYDTYSGRVVSAFQGSLQEWQLMGVLNYEMESATLFTQCASQGLRAGMIAGVIVNRTQQEIPDESTMQNTESMAVRIVVEAARRLL; this comes from the coding sequence ATGTCGAAAGCAGAAGTTTTTCATCTTGGTTTAACAAAAGCCGATTTACAAGGCGCGACATTAGCCATTGTTCCCGGGGCACCAGAAAGGGTTAGAAAAATTGCCGAACTCATGGATAACCCTCACCCCCTCGCCTCGCATCGTGAGTTCACCTCATGGCGGGCAGAAATCGACGGGCAATCCGTTATTGTCTGCTCGACAGGTATCGGGGGACCTTCTACCTCAATTGCGGTGGAAGAGTTAGCACAATTAGGGGTCCGGACGTTTTTACGTATCGGCACCACGGGGGCTATTCAACCGGATATTCAAGTAGGTGATGTATTGGTGACTACAGGTGCTGTACGACTTGATGGGGCGAGCCGACATTTTGCACCCATAGAGTTTCCGGCAGTGGCAGACTTTAGCTGTACCACGGCTTTAGTCGACGCGGCTAAAGCCTTAGGAGCCTCGACCCATATCGGTATTACGGCATCTTCTGATACCTTCTATTCCGGCCAAGAGCGCTACGACACCTATTCCGGTCGAGTAGTCAGTGCTTTTCAAGGAAGTTTGCAAGAATGGCAGCTGATGGGCGTACTTAACTATGAGATGGAGTCGGCTACGCTATTTACTCAGTGCGCAAGCCAAGGGCTGCGTGCAGGGATGATCGCGGGTGTGATTGTCAACCGTACTCAGCAAGAGATACCGGACGAAAGTACCATGCAAAATACCGAAAGTATGGCGGTACGGATTGTCGTCGAAGCCGCTCGTCGCTTACTGTAA
- a CDS encoding LysE family translocator translates to MIATLLTFSFAAMLLTLTPGLDTALILRTSIAEGRKNGFKAALGINTGCYIWGAIVALGLGALLAASQVAYDCLKWIGAAYLLWLAIKLVLARPQPLAIDSTNSQSKSTTTNWFLRGCLGNVLNPKIGIFYVSFLPQFIPVGQSPMIWTFLLVSIHVVIGTLWSTVLINVAAKASGYLRQPNIIQWMNRVTAGVFVLFAAKLAFSSR, encoded by the coding sequence ATGATAGCGACACTGTTAACGTTTAGCTTTGCAGCAATGCTCCTAACCTTGACTCCTGGACTCGATACCGCTCTGATATTAAGAACCTCCATTGCAGAAGGCCGTAAAAATGGGTTTAAGGCTGCATTAGGGATCAATACAGGGTGTTATATTTGGGGGGCCATTGTGGCACTAGGGCTGGGTGCACTGCTTGCAGCCTCGCAAGTTGCTTACGATTGTTTAAAGTGGATCGGTGCCGCTTATCTACTCTGGTTAGCCATTAAACTTGTTTTGGCTCGCCCACAACCCTTAGCTATCGACTCGACCAACTCCCAATCTAAATCTACAACGACGAATTGGTTTTTGCGGGGGTGTTTAGGAAATGTGTTAAATCCCAAAATAGGTATTTTCTACGTCAGCTTTTTGCCGCAATTTATCCCAGTAGGGCAATCTCCAATGATCTGGACCTTCTTATTAGTTTCTATTCATGTGGTTATCGGGACCTTATGGTCAACCGTATTAATTAATGTCGCGGCGAAAGCATCGGGTTATTTACGACAACCCAATATTATTCAGTGGATGAACCGCGTTACGGCAGGAGTATTTGTGTTGTTTGCTGCAAAACTCGCGTTCAGTTCGCGATAA
- a CDS encoding FliA/WhiG family RNA polymerase sigma factor yields the protein MPVNDYAQTDALTAEQEAGYIQQYLPLVNKILRQLSYHANAVIDSNDLQQIALVGLLTALRRYGIPDAEFPGYAKYRIRGAILDELRQADWRPRTVRQKTHQLSHQIQQIGQKLGREPDFSDLQQALAIDAQTYHDYLQSEYLASVESLDAVMDEEGDGQFGTHRDNPERFYTRQQQLSQAIAILDPREQLILTLYYHHEMNLKEIALVLEVSEARVCQLNKRLNDKLVAHIKQSESVC from the coding sequence ATGCCAGTCAATGACTATGCGCAAACCGATGCCCTCACTGCAGAGCAGGAGGCCGGTTATATTCAGCAGTATCTGCCGTTGGTGAACAAAATTTTACGGCAGCTGAGTTATCACGCGAATGCGGTCATCGATAGCAATGATTTGCAGCAAATTGCTTTAGTTGGACTATTAACGGCTTTACGTCGCTATGGCATTCCCGATGCGGAATTTCCAGGTTATGCCAAATACCGCATTCGTGGGGCTATCCTCGATGAATTGCGTCAGGCCGACTGGCGACCCAGAACGGTTAGGCAAAAAACCCATCAACTGTCGCATCAGATTCAACAAATTGGCCAAAAATTGGGGCGAGAACCCGATTTTAGCGATCTGCAACAAGCCCTCGCGATCGACGCACAAACCTATCATGACTATCTACAAAGCGAATATTTGGCCAGTGTAGAGAGTCTTGATGCTGTCATGGACGAGGAGGGCGATGGGCAGTTCGGTACCCATCGCGATAATCCTGAGCGATTTTATACCAGACAACAACAGCTCTCGCAGGCGATAGCGATTTTGGATCCACGGGAACAGTTAATTCTTACGCTCTATTACCATCATGAAATGAATTTAAAAGAGATCGCCTTGGTATTAGAAGTGAGCGAAGCACGTGTCTGTCAATTGAATAAGCGATTAAACGATAAGTTAGTCGCCCACATAAAGCAAAGTGAGTCGGTATGTTAA
- the fliS gene encoding flagellar export chaperone FliS has translation MYSNDNLDGYDYLSADLERQVATATPHQLVLIMFSGLMDELVRAKSHIHAKRYEQKAHSINRCIDILNALSSALDLEQGGDLARSLASLYDYAVRCLYEASHQLSVDKITEVEALLTEIEAGWREMAV, from the coding sequence ATGTACAGTAATGACAACCTTGATGGCTACGACTATCTTTCTGCCGATTTGGAACGCCAAGTGGCGACCGCAACGCCTCATCAGCTGGTGCTAATTATGTTTAGCGGACTCATGGATGAGTTGGTCAGAGCGAAAAGCCATATTCATGCGAAACGCTATGAACAAAAAGCGCACAGTATTAATCGTTGCATCGATATCCTTAATGCCTTAAGTAGCGCGCTGGACCTTGAACAAGGGGGGGACTTAGCCCGATCCTTAGCCAGCCTTTACGATTATGCTGTCCGTTGTCTGTACGAAGCGAGCCACCAACTTTCCGTCGATAAAATTACGGAGGTTGAAGCCTTATTAACTGAAATTGAGGCCGGTTGGCGCGAGATGGCGGTATAA
- a CDS encoding flagellar motor protein MotB, producing the protein MSGRQKGHTTIIKRSSRRAHSGGHGGAWKVAFADFMLALMSLFMVMWIMGQVSEKDRKAIMYTLNNQSIFDSHSYSPISFSAHDPAPANAPEVTPSAVGNATASSSPTAKLPSGQTKEANAELTDTEQRGLQQALESLMIGKKAQSNMRIERLAQGIRVVVNDDQHRMMFERGSAKVTTYFQQLLASLVPALKQSGSHLMIIGHTDATPYQQNPFYDNWSLSVNRAQSARQVLLRAGIESDKIIQISGVADQKLLDPQQPTNAINRRIEFIILSAEGLSAWEKSFTMPATHSIPVSSVNNE; encoded by the coding sequence ATGAGTGGGCGTCAGAAAGGCCACACAACGATCATCAAGCGTAGCTCCCGTCGTGCCCATAGTGGCGGGCATGGCGGGGCGTGGAAAGTTGCGTTTGCCGATTTTATGCTGGCATTGATGTCTCTTTTTATGGTGATGTGGATTATGGGGCAGGTCTCGGAAAAAGATCGTAAGGCGATTATGTATACCTTAAATAATCAGTCGATCTTCGATAGCCACTCTTACAGTCCCATTTCTTTTTCTGCCCACGATCCTGCTCCGGCCAATGCGCCAGAAGTAACGCCCAGCGCCGTGGGAAACGCCACTGCGTCGTCATCACCTACCGCCAAGCTACCTAGCGGTCAGACGAAAGAAGCCAATGCTGAACTGACCGATACTGAGCAAAGAGGATTACAGCAAGCATTAGAAAGCTTGATGATAGGCAAAAAAGCACAGAGTAATATGCGGATCGAACGGTTAGCTCAAGGTATTCGAGTTGTAGTGAATGATGATCAGCACCGAATGATGTTTGAGCGGGGGAGTGCCAAGGTGACGACCTATTTCCAACAATTGTTAGCGAGCCTAGTGCCAGCCTTGAAACAGAGTGGCTCACATCTGATGATTATTGGTCACACCGATGCGACCCCTTATCAACAAAATCCGTTTTATGATAACTGGAGTTTATCGGTTAATCGTGCACAGTCTGCGCGACAGGTGTTACTCCGTGCCGGAATCGAGAGTGATAAAATTATTCAAATTTCTGGAGTGGCTGATCAGAAACTGCTGGACCCGCAACAGCCGACCAACGCGATCAATCGGCGTATAGAATTCATCATTCTCTCCGCGGAGGGGCTATCAGCCTGGGAGAAATCCTTTACCATGCCCGCCACACATTCGATACCGGTCTCGTCAGTGAACAACGAGTGA
- the motA gene encoding flagellar motor stator protein MotA, translated as MLKIGGILIVFICLIWGYLHSGGRLVAFWQPGEIVIIMGCGIGTLVLANSGSVLKQILAQLKEVMRKSRYNEVYSQQLLMLMYELLDSVQNGGLRSLDNHIENPSDSELFQRYPLIASDPELCTFIADNFRMMAMGKINEHELEGLLEQELNSVEENLLQASRSLQRMGEAMPGFGICAAVLGIVITMQSIDGTIAVIGVKVAAALIGTFLGVFICYCLIDPLANAMEQLVKKKMTSFECLRTIMVNQVAGKPPLLAVDAGRKMLPVESKPSFTQLETWVDTRQDAQAA; from the coding sequence ATGTTAAAGATAGGCGGAATACTTATTGTATTTATCTGTTTAATTTGGGGATATCTCCACTCGGGAGGGCGCCTTGTGGCCTTTTGGCAGCCGGGAGAGATCGTGATCATCATGGGCTGTGGAATTGGCACTCTAGTGTTGGCTAATTCTGGCTCAGTACTTAAACAGATCCTCGCGCAACTAAAAGAGGTTATGCGTAAAAGTCGCTATAACGAGGTCTATTCGCAACAACTCTTGATGCTGATGTATGAGTTATTGGATAGCGTGCAAAATGGTGGGCTAAGAAGCCTAGATAACCATATCGAAAACCCCTCTGATAGCGAACTCTTTCAACGCTATCCCCTTATTGCCAGCGACCCCGAGCTCTGCACTTTTATTGCGGACAATTTTCGCATGATGGCGATGGGAAAAATCAATGAACATGAGCTGGAAGGGCTATTAGAGCAAGAGCTTAATTCGGTCGAGGAGAACCTTCTGCAAGCATCACGTTCCTTACAGCGAATGGGGGAAGCTATGCCTGGATTTGGGATCTGTGCCGCGGTACTTGGGATTGTTATTACCATGCAATCGATCGATGGAACAATTGCGGTAATCGGCGTGAAAGTGGCAGCTGCGCTGATTGGTACGTTCCTCGGGGTATTTATCTGTTATTGCCTGATTGATCCGCTTGCCAACGCAATGGAGCAATTAGTGAAAAAGAAAATGACCTCGTTCGAATGTTTACGCACCATCATGGTTAATCAAGTGGCAGGAAAACCGCCGCTACTTGCTGTCGATGCAGGACGAAAAATGTTACCGGTGGAAAGTAAACCCTCTTTCACGCAGTTGGAAACCTGGGTTGATACCCGTCAGGATGCACAAGCGGCATGA